The proteins below are encoded in one region of Brassica napus cultivar Da-Ae chromosome A6, Da-Ae, whole genome shotgun sequence:
- the LOC106392617 gene encoding uncharacterized protein LOC106392617, with protein MNNGWGFLVDEEKGGRLLTLDTSSSFENLKAMVCENFGIDVNMVNIELSYLPSDLINSIYSPPVIITSERQVRNFLTYVKNKASTQLCVSTQASNIAEEGSESPNREEALMESDDSSDMDSEQDVEVPDSEDDKKCDKEKINEDGVRFSLVDVVKKGQSFTSKTLLKAAFEICAMKNNFDYVVVRSDKKVWYIRCSDDDCTWRVRAEGLTGSSYFIIKKYVPDHSCAASNRKGSVRTVSAKTVGTLIMHKYETAKEGPRSDDIIQYMRMVYGVEISYSLAWDAREYAINAVKGIPEKGYEKIPKYLHIMKEANPGSHTFYERDTKGRFKYLFISFGQSVRGFYAAIRKVIVVDGTFLKSKYKGVLLVATALDGNSSLYPIAFGVVDSENDLAWNWFMRQLNMVIADDHSLVFVSDRNSSIAKAIARVYPQAHHGICIHHLLNNVVTYFSGKGVAGLVAKASKAYRAADFRKVFTAIFAISPEIGQYLIDADVRKWARCQFPGYRYDIRTTNPAESINAALRTPREFPVIPLLDSIREMMTRWFFKRRTLSSKHSKPLTIAVEKKIDRRIEKGKTFKVFPVSDHRFLVQGDTFDCSVDLVRRTCSCGKFDLMKIPCRHAIKAGFSVGIRPHTLTDDMYTTASWRSAYEESINPISVPEDAWKLPSHVEKSKMLPPESIRAAGRRKKRRYETAEDKIRSSQGTQRSTVRKCSRCGIEGHNRRTCDLAI; from the coding sequence ATGAACAATGGATGGGGATTTCTTGTTGATGAAGAAAAAGGAGGCAGGTTACTTACTTTGGACACAAGTTCAAGCTTTGAAAACCTAAAGGCTATGGTGTGTGAAAACTTTGGAATTGATGTAAACATGGTCAATATAGAGCTGAGTTATTTACCTTCCGATTTGATCAATAGCATCTACTCACCCCCTGTTATCATCACCAGTGAAAGACAAGTTCGAAATTTTCTTACATATGTAAAGAACAAAGCTTCGACGCAGTTGTGTGTGAGTACTCAAGCCTCTAACATAGCGGAAGAAGGTAGTGAGTCGCCTAACAGAGAGGAAGCGCTTATGGAGTCTGACGATTCAAGTGATATGGATTCAGAACAAGATGTTGAGGTACCTGACAGTGAAGATGACAAAAAGTGTGACAAAGAAAAGATCAATGAAGATGGTGTTCGCTTTTCTTTGGTGGATGTTGTGAAGAAGGGTCAATCATTTACTTCCAAAACACTTTTGAAGGCAGCATTCGAAATATGTgcaatgaaaaataatttcgACTACGTGGTTGTCAGATCGGATAAAAAAGTATGGTACATTCGTTGCTCAGATGATGACTGCACATGGCGTGTTCGTGCAGAAGGTTTAACAGGCTcatcgtattttatcatcaaaaagTATGTACCTGATCATTCATGTGCTGCCTCCAATAGGAAGGGTTCTGTTAGGACAGTTTCAGCAAAAACAGTGGGTACTCTGATCATGCATAAGTATGAAACTGCTAAAGAAGGACCGAGATCGGATGATATAATCCAGTATATGCGTATGGTATATGGAGTTGAGATATCCTATTCTTTGGCGTGGGATGCACGTGAATATGCAATCAACGCAGTTAAAGGTATTCCGGAGAAAGGTTATGAAAAAATTCCTAAATACTTGCATATAATGAAGGAAGCTAATCCAGGGTCACACACATTTTATGAAAGGGATACAAAAGGGAGATTCAAATACCTCTTCATCTCGTTTGGTCAGAGTGTTCGCGGTTTCTATGCTGCAATTAGAAAAGttattgtggtggatgggactTTTTTGAAGAGCAAATACAAAGGAGTATTACTAGTTGCTACAGCATTAGATGGAAACTCGAGTTTATATCCTATTGCCTTTGGAGTTGTCGACTCAGAGAATGACCTCGCCTGGAACTGGTTTATGAGACAACTTAATATGGTCATTGCTGACGACCATAGTTTAGTTTTTGTGTCTGATAGGAATTCCTCAATTGCTAAAGCTATTGCGAGAGTGTACCCGCAAGCTCATCATGGAATTTGCATTCACCACTTGCTGAATAATGTTGTAACATATTTCAGCGGGAAAGGTGTGGCTGGTTTGGTTGCTAAGGCTTCTAAAGCTTATCGAGCTGCTGATTTTCGTAAGGTCTTCACTGCTATTTTCGCTATTAGTCCTGAAATTGGACAGTATCTCATAGATGCCGATGTGAGGAAGTGGGCTCGTTGTCAGTTTCCGGGTTACAGATATGATATTAGGACTACTAACCCTGCGGAGTCGATAAATGCAGCTTTGCGTACGCCTAGAGAGTTTCCAGTGATACCTTTGTTGGACAGCATTAGGGAAATGATGACTCGATGGTTTTTTAAACGTAGAACTTTAAGTTCTAAGCATTCGAAGCCACTAACCAttgctgtggagaagaagattgaCAGAAGGATTGAGAAGGGTAAGACATTTAAGGTGTTTCCCGTTAGCGATCATAGGTTTTTAGTTCAAGGTGACACTTTCGACTGCTCGGTAGACTTGGTCAGACGCACGTGTTCATGTGGGAAATTCGATCTGATGAAAATCCCATGCAGGCACGCCATAAAAGCAGGCTTCAGTGTTGGAATAAGACCACACACACTCACAGACGACATGTACACTACTGCCTCATGGCGCTCGGCTTATGAAGAAAGCATAAATCCTATTAGCGTCCCCGAAGATGCATGGAAACTCCCATCTCATGTGGAGAAGTCAAAAATGCTTCCTCCAGAGAGTATACGAGCTGCGGGTAGGAGAAAGAAACGCAGATACGAGACAGCCGAAGATAAGATCCGTTCGTCACAAGGAACTCAACGCTCTACAGTTCGGAAATGTAGTCGATGTGGGATTGAAGGTCACAACAGGAGAACATGTGATTTAGCAATATAA